In Rattus rattus isolate New Zealand chromosome 9, Rrattus_CSIRO_v1, whole genome shotgun sequence, a genomic segment contains:
- the LOC116909117 gene encoding C-C motif chemokine 3, which translates to MKVSPAALAVLLCTMALWNEVFSAPYGADTPTACCFSYGRQIPRKFIADYFETSSLCSQPGVIFLTKRNRQICADPKETWVQEYITELELNA; encoded by the exons ATGAAGGTCTCCCCCGCTGCCCTTGCTGTTCTTCTCTGCACCATGGCGCTCTGGAACGAAGTCTTCTCGGCGCCAT ATGGAGCTGACACCCCGACTGCCTGCTGCTTCTCCTATGGACGGCAGATTCCACGAAAATTCATTGCTGACTATTTTGAGACCAGCAGCCTTTGCTCCCAGCCGGGTGTCAT TTTCCTGACCAAGAGAAACCGGCAGATCTGCGCTGACCCCAAAGAGACCTGGGTCCAAGAATACATCACTGAGCTGGAACTGAATGCCTGA